One stretch of Arachis hypogaea cultivar Tifrunner chromosome 20, arahy.Tifrunner.gnm2.J5K5, whole genome shotgun sequence DNA includes these proteins:
- the LOC112783131 gene encoding BURP domain protein RD22: MDFPLLLPIFAILNLVVGATHGGALSPELYWKSVLPTTPMPKAITNILHPDWREEKGTYVGVGKGGVNVQAGKGKPGGTAVNVGHGGVNVNTGKGTNVNVGGKGGVSVHAPGKHGGTNVNVGGGRGVSVNTGHGHKGKPVYVGVGPNSPFIYRYAASETQLHDDPNVALFFLQKDLHPGTKFNLHFTKTTDDAAAFLPRQVADSLPFSSNKVEDVFSKLSVDPQSDEANAIKNTIKECEEPGIKGEEKYCATSLESMVDFSTSKLGKNIDVVSTEISKETKLQSYNVAPGVKKINHENKAVVCHKQNYPYALFYCHKTETTMAFKVPLEGADGSRVKAAAVCHTDTSGWNPKHLAFQVLKVKPGTPVCHFLPEDHVVWVSK; the protein is encoded by the exons ATGGACTTTCCTCTTCTACTTCCCATCTTTGCTATACTTAAT tTAGTTGTGGGAGCAACCCATGGTGGTGCCTTATCTCCTGAACTTTACTGGAAGTCAGTGCTTCCCACAACACCCATGCCAAAAGCCATCACTAATATCTTGCACCCTG ACTGGAGGGAAGAGAAAGGCACATATGTGGGTGTAGGGAAAGGCGGTGTGAACGTGCAAGCAGGGAAAGGAAAGCCCGGGGGCACTGCAGTCAACGTTGGCCACGGAGGGGTCAACGTTAACACCGGAAAAGGGACCAATGTCAACGTTGGTGGCAAAGGTGGAGTTAGTGTCCATGCCCCAG GGAAGCATGGTGGTACAAATGTGAATGTAGGGGGAGGAAGAGGAGTATCAGTGAACACAGGCCATGGCCATAAGGGGAAGCCTGTGTATGTTGGAGTTGGACCAAATTCTCCATTTATTTACCGCTATGCTGCTTCTGAGACCCAGTTGCATGATGACCCCAACGTCGCACTCTTCTTCTTACAAAAGGATTTGCATCCCGGAACCAAATTCAACCTCCACTTTACCAAGACCACCGACGATGCCGCCGCCTTCTTGCCCCGCCAAGTGGCAGACTCGCTACCCTTTTCATCCAACAAAGTGGAAGATGTTTTCAGCAAGCTCTCCGTGGATCCTCAATCAGATGAAGCTAATGCCATCAAGAACACCATCAAGGAATGTGAGGAGCCAG GGATTAAAGGCGAAGAGAAGTATTGTGCAACTTCGTTAGAATCTATGGTAGATTTTAGCACTTCAAAACTTGGAAAAAATATTGATGTAGTGTCCACCGAAATAAGCAAAGAAACAAAGCTGCAGAGTTATAACGTTGCACCGGGTGTAAAGAAGATAAACCATGAAAACAAAGCTGTTGTGTGCCACAAACAAAATTACCCTTATGCTCTGTTTTATTGCCACAAAACAGAAACTACTATGGCTTTTAAGGTGCCTTTGGAGGGTGCTGATGGAAGCAGAGTTAAAGCCGCCGCCGTCTGCCACACCGATACCTCTGGATGGAACCCCAAGCATTTGGCTTTTCAAGTGCTGAAAGTTAAGCCTGGAACACCAGTGTGCCACTTCCTTCCTGAGGATCATGTTGTCTGGGTTTCCAAGTAA